The sequence below is a genomic window from Thalassobaculum sp. OXR-137.
GCGATCTCCTGGATCAGGGTGACAACCGTGCCGATCCGCTGCACCGCCTCGTCCAGCGCCCGCACCTCGGACTCGGTCGACTGAGCGTCGGTGCGTGCAGCGCTGGCCAGGTTGTTGGCGTTCGCCACCTGATGGGAGATCTCGCTGATCGACGCCGACAGCTCGGTGCTCGCCGTCGCGACGGTCTGCACGTTCATCGAGGTCTCTTCCGACGCCGTGGCGACGATGGTCGCCTGGTGCGTGGACTGATCGGCGATGGTGTTCAGCGCCTGGGCGGTGCCCTCCAGCTCGGTCGCCGCCGCGGCCACCGCCGCGGTCATCGACTGCGCCTCGGTCTCGAACTGCTGGGTGATGTCGCGCAGGGCCTGCGCTCGGTCCAGCTCCGCCTTCTGCTTGGCGGCGGCCTCGGCCTGCAGGCGCTCGTTCTCCACCATATTGCGGCGGAACACTTCCACGGCTTCGGCCATCTGACCGACCTCGTCGCCGCGGCCCGCACCCGGGACGGTGACGTTGTGGTTGCCGGTCGCCATCTGCCCCATGACCACGGACATGGCGCTGATCGGCAGCGAAATGCCTCGGTTGAGGACGAGATAGGCCAGTGCGGCGAAGATGACGCCCAGCAGGGCGGATCCGGCGGCGAAGACCTCGACGATGATGAAGATCTGGTCCTGCTTGGCGGTGGCATCGCTGACGATGTTGTTCCCGCGCTCTTTCAGGGTTTCGAACTTCTGGCTCAGGGCTGCGACATACTCGCGGCCGGCGCCGTTGCTTTCGATCTGGCGGGCCTCGTCGACCGTGAACGGCTGGCGCATCAGGGCGATCTGACGCTCGGCGGTCTCCCGCCACTGCCGGTTCACCGCGATGAACTCTTCGGTCAGCCGCTTGGTCTCGGGATCGTCGGCCAGCGCGTTCAGCATGGTCTGACTGGCGGCGTCGAAGGCTTCGCCCTGCTGCCGGTAGCGGTCGATC
It includes:
- a CDS encoding methyl-accepting chemotaxis protein — protein: MSALNNISIGRKFAGAFGILVAIMLVSGALTFYQLSRATDAAKEVDRVNTLLDTLTAMQGNAIDQSGSIKELLISGDRTSIDRYRQQGEAFDAASQTMLNALADDPETKRLTEEFIAVNRQWRETAERQIALMRQPFTVDEARQIESNGAGREYVAALSQKFETLKERGNNIVSDATAKQDQIFIIVEVFAAGSALLGVIFAALAYLVLNRGISLPISAMSVVMGQMATGNHNVTVPGAGRGDEVGQMAEAVEVFRRNMVENERLQAEAAAKQKAELDRAQALRDITQQFETEAQSMTAAVAAAATELEGTAQALNTIADQSTHQATIVATASEETSMNVQTVATASTELSASISEISHQVANANNLASAARTDAQSTESEVRALDEAVQRIGTVVTLIQEIAEQTNLLALNATIESARAGDAGKGFAVVASEVKNLAGQTGKATEEIASQIQAVQDRTRTAVNSIAKIVTRVNEVQEVAAAVAAAVEEQDSATKEISRNVEEVATAANEVNTNISGVREAASETGESSGRVLTTARSLTEQAEGLKNRVQAFLRDVRAA